A section of the Phaseolus vulgaris cultivar G19833 chromosome 8, P. vulgaris v2.0, whole genome shotgun sequence genome encodes:
- the LOC137823540 gene encoding oxysterol-binding protein-related protein 3B-like, which produces MAPNDPKEAAASGGGGFFASIASSLSNFGSAMSKSVNGMNEGLEVINPEGGTEDAEEEAKKGRWKQEERDSYWKMMQKYVGSDITSMVTLPVMIFEPMTMLQRMAELMEYSYLLDMADKTEDPYMRLVYASSFFISVYYAYQRTWKPFNPILGETYEMVNHGDMTFIAEQVSHHPPMSAGHAENEHFTYDVTSKLKTKFLGNSVDVYPIGRTRVTLKRDGVVLDLVPPPTKVSNLIFGRTWIDSPGEMVLTNQTTGDKVVLYFQPCGWFGAGRYEVDGYVYNSADEPQILMTGKWNEFMSYQVCDSEGELLPGTELKEVWRIADYPKKDKFQYTHFAHKINSFDTAPKKLLASDSRLRPDRMALEKGDLSTSGYEKSSLEERQRAEKRSREAKGHKFTPRWFDLTDEVTTTPWGELEVYQYNGKYTEHRAATDTSECIDEPDSRPDFNPWQYDNLDAE; this is translated from the exons ATGGCTCCAAATGATCCTAAGGAAGCTGCTGCTTCTGGTGGTGGGGGCTTTTTTGCTTCTATTGCTTCCAGTTTGTCCAATTTTGGCAGTGCTATGTCCAAATCCGTGAAtgg TATGAACGAAGGCCTGGAGGTTATTAATCCAGAAGGAGGAACTGAAGATGctgaagaagaagcaaaaaaGGGACGATGGAAACAAGAG GAGCGAGATAGTTACTGGAAAATGATGCAAAAGTATGTTGGCTCTGATATCACATCAATGGTGACACTTCCAGTTATGATTTTTGAGCCAATGACAATGCTGCAGAGAATGGCCGAG CTTATGGAGTACTCTTACCTGTTGGATATGGCGGATAAGACTGAGGATCCATACATGAGACTAGTTTATGCTT CATCATTCTTTATATCTGTCTACTATGCATATCAGCGAACGTGGAAGCCATTCAATCCAATTCTTGGCGAGACTTACGAAATGGTTAACCATGGTGACATGACATTTATAGCAGAGCAG GTCAGCCATCACCCCCCAATGAGTGCTGGGCATGCTGAAAATGAACATTTCACTTATGATGTGACATCAAAATTGAAAACCAAATTTCTTGGCAACTCAGTCGATGTATATCCTATTGGAAG AACACGTGTTACCCTAAAAAGAGATGGAGTGGTCCTTGATTTGGTGCCTCCTCCTACAAAAGTTAGCAACTTGATATTTGGACGAACATGGATTGATTCACCTGGAGAGATGGTCTTGACAAATCAGACCACAGGGGACAAAGTGGTTCTGTATTTTCAACCATGTGGTTGGTTTGG TGCGGGTAGATATGAAGTGGACGGATACGTCTATAATTCTGCTGACGAGCCCCAGATACTCATGACTGGAAAATGGAATGAGTTTATGAGTTACCAAGTTTGTGACTCAGAGGGAGAACTACTTCCAGGCACTGAGCTGAAAGAG GTTTGGAGAATTGCCGATTACCCTAAGAAGGACAAATTTCAATACACACATTTTGCACATAAGATTAACAGCTTTGACACTGCTCCCAAGAAGTTGTTGGCATCTGATTCTCGTCTACGTCCGGATAGAATGGCCCTTGAGAAGGGTGACCTATCCACATCTGGCTATGAGAAGAGCAG TTTGGAGGAGAGGCAAAGAGCTGAGAAGAGAAGCCGAGAGGCCAAGGGCCATAAATTCACACCTAGATGGTTTGATCTAACAGATGAAGTAACTACTACCCCTTGGGGTGAGTTGGAAGTATACCAATACAATGGTAAATACACTGAACATCGTGCTGCTACAGATACTTCTGAGTGCATTGATGAACCTGACAGCAGACCAGATTTCAacccttggcaatatgataatTTGGATGCTGAATAA